Proteins encoded in a region of the Populus nigra chromosome 3, ddPopNigr1.1, whole genome shotgun sequence genome:
- the LOC133687919 gene encoding BTB/POZ domain and ankyrin repeat-containing protein NPR1 isoform X2, with product MDNRIGFSDSNEISNGSSTCCIETPSTSKPFTNPEIAALQQLSGNLEAIFDSQDFDYFADAKITNSNYNREVPVHRPAVDLLTEVLYASFTFQVNELVALYQRHLLDILDKVSTDDILVILAVANICGEACERLLTRCVEIIVKSNVDIVTLDKALPQYIVKKIMDSRLELGLNVPENSNLLDKHVKRIHRALDSDDVELVRMLLKEAHTNLDDAHALHYAVSYCDAKTTTEILDLGLADVNCRNSRGYTVLHVAAMRKDPKIIVSLLTKGARLSDLTLDGRKALQISKRLTRAMDYHKSTEEGKASPKERLCIEILEQAERRDPLLGEASLSLAMAGDDLRMKLLYLENRVGLAKLLFPMEAKVAMDIAQVDGTSEFPLAGIRPSILSGAQRGAVDLNEAPFRMHEEHLNRMRALSRTVELGKRFFPRCSDVLNKIMDADDLSQIAYLGNETSEERLVKRQRHLELQEALSKAFNEDKQEFDRSVISSSSSTKSIGTV from the exons ATGGATAATAGGATTGGTTTCTCTGATTCTAACGAGATCAGCAATGGAAGTAGCACTTGCTGCATAGAAACTCCCTCAACTTCAAAGCCTTTTACAAACCCAGAAATTGCAGCTCTTCAACAACTATCAGGAAACCTTGAAGCCATCTTTGACTCCCAAGATTTTGACTACTTTGCTGATGCCAAAATCACAAACTCCAATTACAACCGTGAAGTCCCAGTTCACAG GCCTGCAGTTGATCTCCTGACTGAGGTTCTTTATGCCTCTTTTACATTCCAGGTTAATGAGTTGGTGGCTCTTTATCAG AGGCACCTATTAGACATTCTTGACAAGGTTTCAACTGATGACATCTTGGTGATTCTAGCAGTTGCAAACATATGTGGTGAAGCTTGTGAGAGATTGCTAACAAGATGCGTTGAGATTATTGTGAAATCAAATGTTGATATTGTTACTCTGGATAAAGCCTTGCCGCAATACATTGTGAAGAAAATCATGGATTCTCGTTTAGAACTTGGTTTGAATGTGCCTGAGAACAGTAACTTACTAGATAAACATGTAAAGAGAATACATCGGGCTCTGGACTCGGATGATGTTGAGCTAGTTAGAATGCTACTGAAAGAGGCACATACTAATCTAGATGATGCGCATGCACTCCACTATGCTGTTTCATACTGTGATGCAAAGACAACAACTGAGATTCTTGATCTTGGATTAGCTGATGTTAACTGCAGAAATTCAAGGGGTTACACCGTGCTGCATGTCGCTGCAATGCGGAAAGATCCTAAGATTATAGTATCTCTCTTAACGAAGGGAGCTCGGCTGTCAGATCTTACTTTAGATGGTAGGAAGGCTCTGCAGATATCAAAACGACTTACAAGGGCCATGGATTATCATAAGTCAACAGAGGAAGGAAAAGCTTCTCCCAAGGAGCGCTTGTGTATAGAAATATTGGAACAAGCAGAAAGGAGGGATCCATTACTTGGAGAGGCTTCTCTTTCTCTTGCTATGGCTGGTGATGACCTGCGAATGAAATTGTTGTACCTCGAAAATAGAG TTGGACTGGCAAAACTCCTTTTTCCCATGGAAGCAAAAGTTGCAATGGATATTGCTCAGGTTGATGGTACTTCTGAGTTTCCATTAGCTGGCATCAGGCCCAGCATCTTGTCTGGGGCACAAAGAGGAGCCGTGGACTTGAACGAGGCACCTTTCAGAATGCACGAGGAGCATCTAAATAGGATGAGAGCACTCTCTAGAACAG TGGAACTTGGGAAACGGTTTTTCCCACGTTGCTCAGACGTACTCAACAAGATCATGGATGCTGATGACCTATCACAGATAGCTTACTTAGGGAATGAAACTTCAGAGGAACGACTTGTGAAGAGACAGAGACACCTTGAACTCCAGGAAGCTCTAAGCAAGGCATTCAATGAAGATAAACAAGAGTTCGACAGGTCTGTcatatcatcttcatcatccacCAAGTCAATTGGCACGGTCTAA
- the LOC133688962 gene encoding uncharacterized protein LOC133688962 isoform X4, with amino-acid sequence MAEPESKQTHLRHQSSRLEKAENDVKAKAPNLIERAKEEIEAIIHHGKSPVHHHIETHGRNDDIDDSTPIDQVKGPSVFQRAKEEIEALVQTIHRKKESSNSVSSPKKEGGFGACIGKGLEKICSFNWGSKRD; translated from the exons ATGGCTGAACCTGAATCAAAACAAACCCATCTCAG gCATCAATCTTCAAGATTGGAGAAAGCAG AGAATGATGTCAAGGCAAAGGCACCCAATCTAATTGAAAGAGCAAAGGAAGAGATAGAAGCAATCATTCACCATGGCAAGTCACCAGTCCATCATCATATAGAAACTCATGGAAGGAATGATGACATTGATGATAGTACCCCAATTGATCAAGTCAAAGGTCCAAGCGTTTTCCAACGAGCAAAGGAAGAAATCGAAGCCCTTGTTCAAACAATCCATCGTAAGAAAGAATCCAGCAATTCTGTGTCTTCTCCGAAGAAGGAAGGTGGTTTTGGAGCTTGTATTGGGAAAGGGTTGGAAAAAATTTGCTCCTTTAACTGGGGTAGTAAGAGAGATTAA
- the LOC133688962 gene encoding uncharacterized protein LOC133688962 isoform X3: MAEPESKQTHLRHQSSRLEKAAENDVKAKAPNLIERAKEEIEAIIHHGKSPVHHHIETHGRNDDIDDSTPIDQVKGPSVFQRAKEEIEALVQTIHRKKESSNSVSSPKKEGGFGACIGKGLEKICSFNWGSKRD; this comes from the exons ATGGCTGAACCTGAATCAAAACAAACCCATCTCAG gCATCAATCTTCAAGATTGGAGAAAGCAG CAGAGAATGATGTCAAGGCAAAGGCACCCAATCTAATTGAAAGAGCAAAGGAAGAGATAGAAGCAATCATTCACCATGGCAAGTCACCAGTCCATCATCATATAGAAACTCATGGAAGGAATGATGACATTGATGATAGTACCCCAATTGATCAAGTCAAAGGTCCAAGCGTTTTCCAACGAGCAAAGGAAGAAATCGAAGCCCTTGTTCAAACAATCCATCGTAAGAAAGAATCCAGCAATTCTGTGTCTTCTCCGAAGAAGGAAGGTGGTTTTGGAGCTTGTATTGGGAAAGGGTTGGAAAAAATTTGCTCCTTTAACTGGGGTAGTAAGAGAGATTAA
- the LOC133688962 gene encoding uncharacterized protein LOC133688962 isoform X2: MAEPESKQTHLSTPSKEEIEALVQTKIYSENNPDERHQSSRLEKAENDVKAKAPNLIERAKEEIEAIIHHGKSPVHHHIETHGRNDDIDDSTPIDQVKGPSVFQRAKEEIEALVQTIHRKKESSNSVSSPKKEGGFGACIGKGLEKICSFNWGSKRD; encoded by the exons ATGGCTGAACCTGAATCAAAACAAACCCATCTCAG CACCCCATCAAAGGAAGAGATTGAGGCTCTTGTTCAAACCAAGATTTACTCAGAAAATAATCCTGACGAGAG gCATCAATCTTCAAGATTGGAGAAAGCAG AGAATGATGTCAAGGCAAAGGCACCCAATCTAATTGAAAGAGCAAAGGAAGAGATAGAAGCAATCATTCACCATGGCAAGTCACCAGTCCATCATCATATAGAAACTCATGGAAGGAATGATGACATTGATGATAGTACCCCAATTGATCAAGTCAAAGGTCCAAGCGTTTTCCAACGAGCAAAGGAAGAAATCGAAGCCCTTGTTCAAACAATCCATCGTAAGAAAGAATCCAGCAATTCTGTGTCTTCTCCGAAGAAGGAAGGTGGTTTTGGAGCTTGTATTGGGAAAGGGTTGGAAAAAATTTGCTCCTTTAACTGGGGTAGTAAGAGAGATTAA
- the LOC133687919 gene encoding BTB/POZ domain and ankyrin repeat-containing protein NPR1 isoform X1: MDNRIGFSDSNEISNGSSTCCIETPSTSKPFTNPEIAALQQLSGNLEAIFDSQDFDYFADAKITNSNYNREVPVHRCILSARSPFFKSVFSSPVAKDRSGVAKFELKELAKDYDVGFDSLMTVLGYLYCGKVRPWPKDVCACVDDDCSHIACRPAVDLLTEVLYASFTFQVNELVALYQRHLLDILDKVSTDDILVILAVANICGEACERLLTRCVEIIVKSNVDIVTLDKALPQYIVKKIMDSRLELGLNVPENSNLLDKHVKRIHRALDSDDVELVRMLLKEAHTNLDDAHALHYAVSYCDAKTTTEILDLGLADVNCRNSRGYTVLHVAAMRKDPKIIVSLLTKGARLSDLTLDGRKALQISKRLTRAMDYHKSTEEGKASPKERLCIEILEQAERRDPLLGEASLSLAMAGDDLRMKLLYLENRVGLAKLLFPMEAKVAMDIAQVDGTSEFPLAGIRPSILSGAQRGAVDLNEAPFRMHEEHLNRMRALSRTVELGKRFFPRCSDVLNKIMDADDLSQIAYLGNETSEERLVKRQRHLELQEALSKAFNEDKQEFDRSVISSSSSTKSIGTV; the protein is encoded by the exons ATGGATAATAGGATTGGTTTCTCTGATTCTAACGAGATCAGCAATGGAAGTAGCACTTGCTGCATAGAAACTCCCTCAACTTCAAAGCCTTTTACAAACCCAGAAATTGCAGCTCTTCAACAACTATCAGGAAACCTTGAAGCCATCTTTGACTCCCAAGATTTTGACTACTTTGCTGATGCCAAAATCACAAACTCCAATTACAACCGTGAAGTCCCAGTTCACAGGTGCATTTTATCTGCGAGAAGTCCTTTTTTCAAGAGTGTTTTCTCGAGTCCTGTGGCTAAAGACAGAAGTGGGGTAGCAAAGTTTGAATTGAAGGAATTGGCTAAGGACTATGATGTTGGATTTGATTCACTTATGACAGTCTTGGGTTATTTGTATTGTGGGAAAGTGAGGCCTTGGCCTAAAGATGTTTGTGCTTGTGTGGATGATGATTGTTCCCATATTGCTTGCAGGCCTGCAGTTGATCTCCTGACTGAGGTTCTTTATGCCTCTTTTACATTCCAGGTTAATGAGTTGGTGGCTCTTTATCAG AGGCACCTATTAGACATTCTTGACAAGGTTTCAACTGATGACATCTTGGTGATTCTAGCAGTTGCAAACATATGTGGTGAAGCTTGTGAGAGATTGCTAACAAGATGCGTTGAGATTATTGTGAAATCAAATGTTGATATTGTTACTCTGGATAAAGCCTTGCCGCAATACATTGTGAAGAAAATCATGGATTCTCGTTTAGAACTTGGTTTGAATGTGCCTGAGAACAGTAACTTACTAGATAAACATGTAAAGAGAATACATCGGGCTCTGGACTCGGATGATGTTGAGCTAGTTAGAATGCTACTGAAAGAGGCACATACTAATCTAGATGATGCGCATGCACTCCACTATGCTGTTTCATACTGTGATGCAAAGACAACAACTGAGATTCTTGATCTTGGATTAGCTGATGTTAACTGCAGAAATTCAAGGGGTTACACCGTGCTGCATGTCGCTGCAATGCGGAAAGATCCTAAGATTATAGTATCTCTCTTAACGAAGGGAGCTCGGCTGTCAGATCTTACTTTAGATGGTAGGAAGGCTCTGCAGATATCAAAACGACTTACAAGGGCCATGGATTATCATAAGTCAACAGAGGAAGGAAAAGCTTCTCCCAAGGAGCGCTTGTGTATAGAAATATTGGAACAAGCAGAAAGGAGGGATCCATTACTTGGAGAGGCTTCTCTTTCTCTTGCTATGGCTGGTGATGACCTGCGAATGAAATTGTTGTACCTCGAAAATAGAG TTGGACTGGCAAAACTCCTTTTTCCCATGGAAGCAAAAGTTGCAATGGATATTGCTCAGGTTGATGGTACTTCTGAGTTTCCATTAGCTGGCATCAGGCCCAGCATCTTGTCTGGGGCACAAAGAGGAGCCGTGGACTTGAACGAGGCACCTTTCAGAATGCACGAGGAGCATCTAAATAGGATGAGAGCACTCTCTAGAACAG TGGAACTTGGGAAACGGTTTTTCCCACGTTGCTCAGACGTACTCAACAAGATCATGGATGCTGATGACCTATCACAGATAGCTTACTTAGGGAATGAAACTTCAGAGGAACGACTTGTGAAGAGACAGAGACACCTTGAACTCCAGGAAGCTCTAAGCAAGGCATTCAATGAAGATAAACAAGAGTTCGACAGGTCTGTcatatcatcttcatcatccacCAAGTCAATTGGCACGGTCTAA
- the LOC133688962 gene encoding uncharacterized protein LOC133688962 isoform X1, whose amino-acid sequence MAEPESKQTHLSTPSKEEIEALVQTKIYSENNPDERHQSSRLEKAAENDVKAKAPNLIERAKEEIEAIIHHGKSPVHHHIETHGRNDDIDDSTPIDQVKGPSVFQRAKEEIEALVQTIHRKKESSNSVSSPKKEGGFGACIGKGLEKICSFNWGSKRD is encoded by the exons ATGGCTGAACCTGAATCAAAACAAACCCATCTCAG CACCCCATCAAAGGAAGAGATTGAGGCTCTTGTTCAAACCAAGATTTACTCAGAAAATAATCCTGACGAGAG gCATCAATCTTCAAGATTGGAGAAAGCAG CAGAGAATGATGTCAAGGCAAAGGCACCCAATCTAATTGAAAGAGCAAAGGAAGAGATAGAAGCAATCATTCACCATGGCAAGTCACCAGTCCATCATCATATAGAAACTCATGGAAGGAATGATGACATTGATGATAGTACCCCAATTGATCAAGTCAAAGGTCCAAGCGTTTTCCAACGAGCAAAGGAAGAAATCGAAGCCCTTGTTCAAACAATCCATCGTAAGAAAGAATCCAGCAATTCTGTGTCTTCTCCGAAGAAGGAAGGTGGTTTTGGAGCTTGTATTGGGAAAGGGTTGGAAAAAATTTGCTCCTTTAACTGGGGTAGTAAGAGAGATTAA